From Humibacter ginsenosidimutans, a single genomic window includes:
- the pgl gene encoding 6-phosphogluconolactonase, whose translation MSNERRVLVYPDKNALVESVSARFLSKTADVIRDRGVAHVCLTGGTVGIAVLAAVSTSPARDALDWSKVHFWWGDERWVAGASDDRNEKQAREALLDGLDVPAGNVHAFPSTDGGLSLDEAADAYASELASFGGDELAAPRFDITFLGVGPDGHIASLFPDREGIRETERTVIAVRNSPKPPPERLSLTRPVLNASARIWLVLSGSDKASALGLALAGASYTEVPAAGAKGRKRTVFFVDRDASAEVPERLIAQDY comes from the coding sequence GCCGCGTGCTGGTCTACCCGGACAAGAACGCCCTCGTGGAGTCCGTCTCTGCACGGTTCCTGTCCAAGACCGCCGACGTCATCCGGGACAGGGGCGTCGCGCACGTCTGCCTCACCGGAGGCACCGTCGGGATCGCCGTGCTCGCCGCGGTGTCGACGTCGCCGGCGCGCGACGCCCTCGACTGGTCGAAGGTGCACTTCTGGTGGGGCGACGAGCGCTGGGTCGCCGGCGCGTCGGACGACCGCAACGAGAAGCAGGCCAGGGAGGCGCTCCTCGATGGGCTGGATGTTCCGGCCGGCAACGTGCACGCCTTCCCTTCCACAGATGGCGGCCTCTCGCTCGACGAAGCGGCCGACGCTTATGCGTCGGAGCTCGCCTCGTTCGGCGGAGACGAGCTCGCGGCGCCCCGGTTCGACATCACCTTTCTGGGCGTCGGACCCGACGGGCACATCGCGTCGCTGTTCCCCGACCGCGAGGGGATCAGGGAGACGGAGCGCACCGTGATCGCGGTGCGCAACTCCCCCAAGCCGCCGCCGGAGCGCCTCAGTCTGACCAGGCCGGTGCTCAACGCGTCTGCACGCATCTGGCTCGTGCTCTCCGGCTCCGACAAGGCATCGGCGCTCGGTCTCGCCCTGGCGGGCGCCAGCTACACCGAGGTGCCCGCCGCGGGCGCGAAGGGTCGCAAGCGCACCGTGTTCTTCGTCGACAGGGATGCCTCGGCAGAGGTTCCCGAGAGGCTGATCGCTCAGGACTATTGA
- a CDS encoding RNA polymerase-binding protein RbpA, giving the protein MASGGSAIRGSRVGSGPMGEQDHGYHAERVAVHYWDALGNETVRYFAANVPAEEIPDTIDCPTSGLPAGRDKENPPAVAKLEPYKTHLAYVKERRTDEEAEQLLEDALQQLRARRGRLTPVK; this is encoded by the coding sequence ATGGCATCAGGCGGCAGCGCGATCCGAGGATCACGAGTCGGATCCGGACCGATGGGGGAGCAGGACCACGGCTACCACGCCGAACGCGTCGCAGTGCACTACTGGGACGCCCTCGGCAACGAGACCGTGCGCTACTTCGCGGCGAACGTGCCGGCAGAAGAGATCCCCGACACCATCGACTGCCCGACCTCGGGTCTTCCCGCCGGGCGCGACAAGGAGAATCCGCCCGCCGTGGCGAAGCTCGAGCCCTACAAGACGCACCTCGCCTACGTGAAGGAGCGTCGTACCGACGAAGAGGCCGAGCAGTTGCTCGAGGATGCCCTGCAGCAACTTCGCGCCCGACGCGGCCGGCTGACTCCCGTCAAGTGA